The stretch of DNA GAACTGTAACTCTTCGCTTTGACTCCAGTCAGGCGCGCCCAGTGAGATATATTGAATGTCCTTGGCGTTCATGCGCGCTGTGGCGCGTTGTTTTGATTTCCGTAAAGTCGGGACTGCAAACTGATGGCAAAAGTTCAAATAAACTAGCAACAAACTGGAGCTTTTGAGATTAGAAATGGTCAGGTAGGCTTGTAGGTTTAACcgaatgatgaggatgatgcaATGGGGGCATCATCGCTCTGGGAATCTAGCAAACTATCTAACCAAGTTGTCACTAGCTAGCTAATTTAACAAGCTGGCTAGATACTAGCCACAAAGAAACTTAGAAAACGGTTCTGTAGCAAGCCTGTTCTTTAGCCAACTTTATTCTGTGAGGACTGGCTTTGATTTAAAGCAGCTTGGTGTTAGCTAGGAGTCAACTGCAAAGCCCCAACAAGGCTGCACACACAAGCGTCAGAATGACTCAAGAAGACAGGGAAAGACAGAAGCTTCTCTCATTCCTGGGAGAAATTGTTACGTTCCAGTGCACCATCCCAACTAAAAATCAAATGGAATCAGAGCTAAAATTCAGCAGACTATCATTTCATCGAAATACCAGCAGTTTCTTAAAGACACAAGATGGAGTGGCTGTTATCATCAGAAAGAGTTCTCCAGCTATTGAGATAGTGATGTGTTCTTCTGCTCTAGACGTGAAAAAGCGAGTCACAAGACCCTGCGTTTTATTGACTCAATGTATGAAGAAAGCCGGCTTTAAGTATAGCCTTTTCAGTCTGAGTAACTCAAATGCATTCGAGTCATATATGGAGTTTAATCTGCCATATCGAATGAGGGATAATGTTGCAATCTTGCCGGGCCCAACTGTTCTGTGGAGTTATGGTGATGATGTATTCTATACTCGAGCGGGTGAAGTTAGACAAATGCCCATCAAGCTCACTCTAAATATAATCAGTGCATTTCCTTTTAATTCAGGAAAAACTTTCATCTTAGGCTCCCAAACACATTCACAATATCAGTCAGAAGATGGGGGCAAAAGTATTGGGTACTTGGTAGAGGATGAAAAACTACTTGATGGAGCTTCAATTTTACCTCATGCATATAGTCCAATTACACAGTGCATCTTGGTGGTGTCAGCTGAAGAGGTGAACGATGCATTGAAATCAGTTGTTGTTGCTGCAACCAGTAGAAAACAATTGGTTTATTTTGAGAATGGAATTCCTAGAGATGTATGCGAGCTCCCCTTTGAGGAACCAGTGGACATTAAGATGGTCAATTTAGGAAGAAATGGCAGTCTCTTTGCCGTATCATTCAACCAGGGACATGCCTGTGCAATATGGAAAGACACATTTCAGGTTTTGGAGTATACctttatatttgtgtgtgtgtgtgtttatctattATGCTGTATATCCATATGAATAATATTTACTTTGAATATTTGGTCTCAAATGACACAGTCCTACTTCTATTAAATGTAGCACCATAAACTATTAGTTATACTGATACTAGTCACACATAAAGGCACTAACCATAAGCACTGTGTCCCCAGGTAGCGTCATGTTGGTCAGGTGTCCGTTCCCTTCATGTAGATGACTTCCTGGGCTGTGGAACAGACCAAATATTGCTGGTATATGAGAACCTTACTGAGAACCCGTTGGACAATTTCCTTGTCACGGACCTCTGCGGATCCACATACTCAGTGAGacgtgtatttatttatttctacaTTTTGTTTTAGGAGAGGATTTTTATTTTGCTCCTAAAACGTCTGGCAACAACTTGCTGCTCGAATGAATATGGCTCTTATTGGACCTGACAGcctaaacgtgtgtgtgttctgttctgtataGTGTTGCCAGGAGAGCACAAAGGAGAAATCATCTGAAACTGGGCGGGAAAACATCCTTCTTACTGTAAAAGCTCTAGAGTCAAGGCTACAGGTGACTACAACAACACACATTCATCACCTTAGAACTATTAGTATAATAAAGAATAATCTCACTTTATGGAATTGTATTGTAGTACCAGTTGAGACTGGTGTTTATTGTGTGTACTTGATGTGGTTTGTCCGTGTAGAGCGGCTCCACCCTGCTGCAGGACCTCCAGAGAGAGGTGAAGGTGAAGGAGAAGGTCCTGTTGCAGTCGCTTCAAGCTCTCGCAGATGCGGTCTCAGGGAGAGATTATGTTCTGACACAACCTGAGCAAGTAGGATTGAATAAACTCTCAAAACGTCATTACGATGTCATTGTTAAATTAATCTTACATTCATTATTACTTTGTAGtatctgtattgtgtgtgtatgtgtgcttgtgtaacatTTGATGTTGATATGATTCCTATAACTCCGGTACACAGGAAGGCCTTGTATCCCTGtgggatgaagaagaggagacagagggagagaccttGGATGAGCCGATGCAGGTCCTTCCAGTGACGTCACCATCACCACTGGTGGATAAGCTCTGGCATCGCATCATCGACGACCGCTTGGTTGTGGGTGTCACACTCTCCCCAGGCGGCATAATGTAAGTTCAATGTTTCTTTCAATGGATTGTCTATTTATTTACCCCTAAAGTGGGGCTATTTTGTTTCATGAATTCAGGATTCATGAATCCTTCCTTTTAAATATCTTCCCAAATGCCCTTAGTTTTGAGTCATTGAACAACACAATGTAAAAGTTGTTAGTAATGGATTTTGAAATGCCATTGTCTTGTTATTTTTCCAAGTATAATGACTTGCAATGCTCCTATTCATTATGAGCCTGGAGGCGTGACTGTATGGTAATGCTGCAAGCTGTGCTAATTTGATGATACTTTGTGATAATGGCGTCCATTCAAGTTTTGGTTTCAGGCTAGAGAAACCTACCTGCTGTCAGATCCTTAGGAATTTCACCAAAAAACCTTCAGTGAGAACATGACTGTTATTTCCCTCTAAACCAGTGTTCCTCAACCCTGGTCCCCAGGGCCCattgtcctgtatgttttagatgttttcctgCTCAAACCCACCTGATTTAAAAACATGTTCGTTATCAGGCTTTTGCACAGCTTGTTAACaatacattcatttgaatcaggtgtgttgtagcagggaaacatctaaaacatttcAGACAGTGTTCCCCGAGGACCAAGGGTCGACCACATTTCCAAGAAGAAAACAGCCCCTCTGGCCGACTTGAGTCACATGAGAAACTGCCCAAAGTTTGATTGTTGTGATTCTCATCACTGTTGTGAAACAAAACCAACATCCAATATCTCAGACGCTCTGAAAGCAGGATGCTGAGGGGGGGACATCAATAATAACTCCCCATCCAGCCGTCTGTCTGTAGCCCTGAGTGTGGGGAGGCGATATCTGAAGACTCGCTGAGAAATTGCTCCACGGCAGCCACATCCTTCCCTGGTAGCCATAGCAACACCGTCTCAAATAGCTCTCCCAGCTCTTTTTGTTGGAGCGAGGAGCAATCAGAGTCCTAGTTACTCCACCTGTTCTAGTTAAACTCGGGCGCTTATCTGGAGGATGGAGAGCATCAGGATCCGTGCGGTGGAATTGCTTCGGGGCTCTCAGTACTGCTGTGGGATAACATTGTGGgaggctctggcagagagagTAATACTGTGCTTCTCTGAGCTGTTTTGGCTGTCAGTGGTTCACCTGTCCTTtttgctgactgactggctctCTTAaacgctcactcactcactctctgatTCACTCTCTAattttctcaccctctctctcacacccaacCACATGTCCACCAGAACTCATCCAATGATTCTGCAAAACGTGAACTGCTTCCCTGTTGTGAtagcccagtgtttcccacacatagactaatttgtggcggtgcgccacagaatcaacaccggccgccacacattgcgtttcgtaaaacattttttttatcgctatttaggttaaaacaacgcagcgtattcgttcagctgcatttcctttcccctgctctccctccgtctctctgtcactcatgcatctttcccacatatgcacacagtcacaacgtcagcacacgttagcaacaatgcatacatatgccgttctagtaagaccgacagctatatcagcgagccttcagcattagtgccgtagctaaaa from Hypomesus transpacificus isolate Combined female chromosome 23, fHypTra1, whole genome shotgun sequence encodes:
- the fancb gene encoding Fanconi anemia group B protein produces the protein MTQEDRERQKLLSFLGEIVTFQCTIPTKNQMESELKFSRLSFHRNTSSFLKTQDGVAVIIRKSSPAIEIVMCSSALDVKKRVTRPCVLLTQCMKKAGFKYSLFSLSNSNAFESYMEFNLPYRMRDNVAILPGPTVLWSYGDDVFYTRAGEVRQMPIKLTLNIISAFPFNSGKTFILGSQTHSQYQSEDGGKSIGYLVEDEKLLDGASILPHAYSPITQCILVVSAEEVNDALKSVVVAATSRKQLVYFENGIPRDVCELPFEEPVDIKMVNLGRNGSLFAVSFNQGHACAIWKDTFQVASCWSGVRSLHVDDFLGCGTDQILLVYENLTENPLDNFLVTDLCGSTYSCCQESTKEKSSETGRENILLTVKALESRLQSGSTLLQDLQREVKVKEKVLLQSLQALADAVSGRDYVLTQPEQEGLVSLWDEEEETEGETLDEPMQVLPVTSPSPLVDKLWHRIIDDRLVVGVTLSPGGIIPVDSVSLSILTETGQSPTPAVLQTQSQASWFPVPSPPPPSSHPQPTAKRSRQEPGVSHESQSHRLAVTAVTSLTPLLTSSCVKCPVMLHYIQSQGSSAHANTTLTPVSVQCGEVPVDIRAERTLQLLDNCKLTADIAMEDLLSLLAVLDRWVFHIDSPDRSLGDVSGWVQRSMRCEKLDINPHYLLSSPAGPSAIMLFLWQQKTPFSGELSVHCSQFQLFQFLESLRAFLPASCSMLPLRHGGCEAASQPPALSLSLERELLSLKDGVSSLLRGEEEEGEAASRGRQLQVPDPGSAEGLHTCRDTWDRDKERSSRRLRPLVDGDRYRRLIHSLAQRQLEADVAALLDTQRTGI